The Leopardus geoffroyi isolate Oge1 chromosome C1, O.geoffroyi_Oge1_pat1.0, whole genome shotgun sequence sequence CTCAGTGAATGGCAGAACAGGAGCAGAAGTCCATTCACATGACCTCTGCTCCAACACCCACCTCTGCCGGAGGGCACCTCAGTGGTCTTTCCTGGCTCACAAGCCATTTGACACCTGCGATGCAGGGCAGGTAAGAGCAGACACGTGAACGAGAACATGGCTTCGTTTGCTGTGCTCACAGTTATGGGAGGCATTTTCCAATGGGCAAGACTGGAAATAGCACCGACATCAGGAAAAAGCAGCCAGTTTGTGATCTGCGGCAGGAAGCAGACTTGCGGCCCGCTCGTTGAGCAAAGCAAAATATGGTTCCACTTTATGCAACAGAAAAGTGTGTGATCTCTTACAAGAGGAAGTGTGCTCAGCCAAAGGGTCGACTTCCACATGTATCGTTCagtctctctcttacacacacacacacacacacacacacacacacacacacacaaagtattcAGTGAAATATATCCGATCTCAACATCATGCTCCTCCAAAACCAGGCTAGAGAAAACCTCTACTGTGCAAGAACCAGAGAGGACCACAGGAATGCAAGAGCCCAGGAAACAGCGAAGGCAGGCTGAGGTTTAGAGTACACACAGCCAGGGCCATTCTTGCCCTAGACATTGCCTTTGCGCCATGCAAATGAGAAACAGGCACCCCTCTGGCTGGACACAGTGCTGCAGACTTGGCGAGTGAGTGTGGGCTGAATTTCAGCTCCCGTTTAACTTCCCTGGCCGGCATCTTTGTGCCCTGTGCTATCTGCACAGCTGTACAGGCCTGCACAGCCTGCAGTCAGGCCCAACCTTAGAGCAAGGACAAGAGTAGGGGCACAGAGCCTCCACTGTTACATAGATGGGTTTTTATTCCACTGGGTTCCCTGAGCTgcttaaaccttttaaaaatacatatatatgcatgcaatTAAAATCCCTTTTCCCTTTGACTCGCCAGGTAGAGGAGAAATGGTTCCCTGTGTCGGGGACCAGTATTTACCCATCGGcggagaggaggcaggggccgGGGGCTCCTTCTGGGGTGGAGCGTGGGCCGAGTAGGCAGACAGCAGCAGGTTGAGGGAGCTGAGTAGCTGGCTCTGGATGCTGCTGAGCTTGGAGGCAGGCTGCTTGATGGCACTGGCCAGCTCCGGGTACCCGTGCTCCAGGCAGCTCCATTGCTCCTGTAGGAGTTCCTGGATCTTCTTAACATATTGCCCAATAGTGGCATCTGTTGGTGAACTTGGTGGCCTCCCTGGGCGTTCCTTCCCTGGCAGCTCTGAactggcctcctccctccctgccggGGGAGTCTTTCTATCACTGCTCCATGGAGAGCCTCCTGGTCCCTTGCCCAGACCCTTGGCTCCCACCTGAGGGTCCCCctcaagctcagagcctgtttcttCGATCCTCAGCTCAGTGGAGAGGCAGCTATGTAAAGAGGGCGTGAGGACCATCTCGGGTCCTTGTGGCAGTGAGAGCTGAGATGGTGGCATGAATTCTGCTGGGCTCCAATCCCCCGGTTTGTGGCTGTCCTGCCCCAATAAGAGcccattctcctctcctccagccctccagcTTTCAGATCCTGTGCTGCCCAGAAGGTTGACCTCAATGCTCTTGTCACACAACTCCCTGGTCAAGAGTCCATGGAAGGGGTCTGTGTTGACCATGGCGTCAGTCTGGCCCTGAGCATCTTTGGCGTTCTCATGGCTAAGCTTATCTGCCAGTTGAGCTACAGTGCACTCTAGTTCTTGAATCCTCTGCCCTCTAGCCTTGatttcctcctcctgctgctggagGGCAGCTCTGACCTGGGCCAGTTCCTCAGTTCTTCCAGATAGCTCACCCTCAAGGGCAGACAGCTGTTGCTTCAGGCTGGAGATGCTGATGGGATCCATCGTGGGGAGGCCCAGGCTTTCCTCCGTGACCCGGACGCCAATGCTTCTCACGTCTATCTCcacaggtggtgggggtgggatctCGCTGATGTTGAGCTCTATTTCTTCTAGGGGGAACTCGTTCTCAGGGATGGGTGATGGCAGAGGTGGGGGACTTGGTGTTGGGGAGCCAGGGGTGACCACTACCTCTGCTTCTGGGGTTTTGTGTTCATCTTCTTCATCCTCGAGAACTATCAGTGCATCCTGGGATGAGAAGGGAGGACTTGGGAAAGAGAGGTGATTTGGAGCCTCCTCATCATCTGCATCCTCTGGAGGCTCAGCGCCTTCCTGGACCAGCTCTGGAATCCCTGGCACCAGGTCCCCAAACTCTCTGACTTTGGGTTGAGTTGTTGCTCGTGGGGTGGAGTTTTGAAAGCCCGCAAATCCATCTGCAGGGCCAAAGGTGCCATCACAGACATTGCCTTCACCctgaaggggagggagggcaggaggtgtGGGGGGACCTGAGTTTAGGCTTGGGTCCTCAGAGGCCCTGTTTTGCAGCAGTGTGGCTGGCATGCTGGATGCCCTCAAGAGCTGGGGCCGTCCACTCCCGGAGGCCAGCTCAGCCTCCCTGGGGGCTGCAGCCTCCAAATGTCTGGCTGTCTCCGCCAGCAGGGCCTTCCTGTGGTAGCTCACGTCACTCCCGCTGGTGGAGGCTTGCACATGTTCACCAGGTGGCAACGACTGGGCTCGCTCCTCTGTCCCCAGCGGCACCTTCCTTGGCACCACTGGGGACCAGTTTTGGTGGGGAAGAGCAGCATGGGGGCGAGCCCTGCTGTCAGGAAGGCTGAAGTTTCGGGGCAAAGTGCTAAACTTGGCCTGCTTGGCCCTTCTGTGGATAGGAATCCTTTTGATGGTGTTTCCCTTCTCAATGTCATCCACGTACTTGAGGAAGTCCAGGTCTAAATGAAAGCCATATGGGGTCTCCACAGAGTAGGGGTGGCTCTTTGGAgggtctttctcttcctctctctgagagGACTGGTCTTTGGCTGGGAGACATGTAAAAAAGAAGCACAATGTTAATAAGAATTGCAGGGTGGTGAAGCCGAATATGTGTGATTTGCTCTCACATGAGACTTCTCCTAAATGTCCCAGCCTCTAAATTAAAGCTGAGATTCTCACAGTCTTCCAGCCATGCTGAGAGTCCAGGTTATTAAATCAGTGTGTACTTAGCCAGTGTCTGCAAGGAAATAGGTAAAGGAAATAGTTTCCAATTTGCAGTATTCATCTCAGTTACTGCTGTGGAATCTGCCCACAGACcagcaaaataaaatagtctcATACTGTTTTTCTGGTTCTGAGTCATGGTAACTGCTGAACTGAAGTGGCCAGGAATTTGCCGGATCAGGGTACTAATTGGAAATTATGAATACTGAAGGTTTTGAAGGATAAAATACACAATTGCCTCGACATTAAGAAAGAACCTTGCATTATTCAAATAGATACTAGTAAAGCTTGCCGAAGCCAGAGATATCAAGGAGTTATGTCTCCTGTATTATTTAAGCTACCTCATATGTGTCAGCCTTCAGATACAGGAGGATCAGAGAGAATTGGAACATGTAGTCATGCACAGCTCCTGCTCTTTTCCACCTGGAAACTGTTTAGTGCTTTACAAACATGAACTTCACTTTCAAAAGCTCATGTCAGGTGAGGAAATACCATATTCTTCATAGACTGGATAAAAGCTAGTAAGGAGAAAGGGCCATGTCAAAAGGAACATTGGTGTACATCCTCTGAGAGGGGTGGGACTCATGACTTTTCAGGGCAGCCCAGACTATCAGAGGACATTGTGATGACAAAGTTCATCACACCAAGGCACCATTGATTTTCTTGACTCCAGCAGTGAATGCTGAGAACAAGTCAGTCCTTCAACTATTTGCATCCATAAGGACTTCTTCAGGTGAAATCGTCTGTTCTCATGTAACACCCCTAACATTCTGCTAAACGTGCTCCAAAATTGCTTAGCTCAGGAGAGAACATTAATGGACAGCACAGAGATCAAGAATGCAGGTTCAAAAGCCTGGTCTGTATTTTGACCCTTAGGGAAATGACTTAGCCTCTCTATGtctcatcatctataaaatgggaatatcaATAGCAAGATGAGATTATTGTGAGAACtgattaattaatatttataaagtgctgCACATGATAATAAACACTCAACACATGCTCAATATTGTAGTTATTATCTTTGTGGAAACACAAAACATAGAAAACCGATGCCTCAAAATGGAAGTGGATTTGCCTGGGTGCACAGAAGGGGacaaacttaggggcgcctgggtggctcagttggttaagcatctgacttcagctcaggtcatgatcttgcagtctgtgagttcgagccctgcgttggcctttgtgctgacagcttagagcctggagcctgcttcggattctgtgtctccttcttgtctctgcccctcccccacacatgctcagTCTGTCTCTtgctcacaaaaaataaataaacattaattttttttaattataaaagcaaataaacttttaaaaagtacttttcttAGGCTTGGAGGTTAATTCTGCCTTGGTAGGAAAGGGATGACTTCACAAAAGTGACCTAAGACTgacataaaatgaacaaacaggaATTTACCAGGAGAACAAGAGGGTGAAAGACATTGTAGCTGTTTATCTCCAAGATGGCCACCATCACTTCCCACCCTCCATACAGGCAAGGGAATCCCACATGAGAGGCAGAGTCTGTTTCTCCACCCCTTTGAATCGGAGCTGGCCTGTGACTGCTTTGACCAAAATAATATGGTAGAAATGATGCTGAGGGAATTCCAAGGTTAAAGCCTGGAGTTCCACCTGGGTCTGTTAGAATGCACACTCAGTGGAAAGGCAGATGCCACATACGAAGTCCATCTTCCCTGAGACTGCCATACTGTGCGGAAGCCCTAACAGCCCCACACGGAAGAGATGGGGAAAGAGGGTGAGACGTGCTTAGCCAGCCCAAGCTGTTCTAGCCATGCTAGCCCAGGTGCCAGGCATGAATAAAAGAGCCCTCAGATGACTGCAGTCTCAGCCATCATCTGACTTCAGTGACAGTGAGGCACTCTGAGTGAGGACCACTCAGCTAAGCTGTGTTAATAATACATTCTTGTTTTacgccactaagttttggggtgtttGTTACGCAGCAATAAATAGCACAGATTCTAGATACACATCGGAGAATGTGCAAAGGCATGGAGGTGTGCAATGTCATAGTGTTCTGGGGTTCTGTAAATACAGTTGATGTGGCTGGAGCTCCAAGTGAggtagagaagagaagaaagagacaagtgGAAAAGTCAGCAAGAACCAGATCTTGGAGCAGTTCACATGCACACCAACAAGCCTTGACTTCACTCTGCAGGTAATCAACTGTGGCTTCTCAGAGTATCTTCACAGAGGACTGCAAAAAGGACAAACCAAATGCCTCAAGACCATTTGGGAGCCTGCTGACATGGTCAAGGTAAGAGAAGCTAAAGGCTGACATGGTCAAGGtaagagaaaggaatgaagggaaaGGGACAAGTTAAAGAAAAAGGGTGCAGTTGATGGAGCTACCTGGGGTAGCTTCTGGGGGGCTGCTTTCTCCCCACATGTGATGACATATTGGGCCTGAGTTCTTCCCACTTGCTCGTCTGATCTCTCCTTTTGACCAGTGTCACATGCTTTTCAGGTGGCCCTCTGTGTTTAGAGAAGTACAGTTACCTccaaagaactaaatgaaatcaaCTAGACACGCAAAGGTTCATGGTGTGCACACTGACACAATCAAGCCTAGTAGGCTCAGTAAAGCCATAGGCTTTACACAGTTAAGTCACAACCATagcaaggaacagaaagaggCACTGGTGCTCACCCACAGGATGGTCTTCGTTGGATTCTACCATTTCTGTGGCAGGGACCTGAACTTCAGGCAATGAGGAGTAAATAcgtctcaccccccccccccataccaaATAAGTTCCCATTCACCCACACAATGTTTTACCACCCTGCTTTCCCAAAGAGGCACACTCATAGTTTCAGTAACTGAGAGCTATTGCTTTTCTGTTAGTTTTCCAGGCTACACTTGACTGTACTCTTAAGCCTACTGGTCGGCCCTGCAGCCTCCTGGATTACAGGGACAGACCAAATCAGAGAGGAGGTATTTGTCTAAAGTTAAGTACAGAGCAGATTTATGACCCAGAAGGCAAGGAACTCTCCTAAAGGAGAGGCTGCATTATTTATCTGCTTATTGCCTCAATTCAATTGAGGCTGATTTACCCAGTGGCCTCTGGGAGCAGGTCCAGAGCACAAATACAATAATAGCATCAAATAAGAAACAGCAGATTCAAAGGCAAAATCTTCCACAAGGGAGATGGAAGGAAACCAAAGGAGTCTGGAGACTGAGCAGCCATCCAGGATGATAGATTTAATAGGTGCTTTCCTAAACTAGCCCTATgggttatctctctctctctctctctctctctctcacacacacacacacacacacacacacacatacacacacacacctgctctaCCTGCCACCCACCACTgtgttccttcttcttctcccaaTGTAATAGGAATGCTGGACCTTGTATGAGGGAGTTGATCCAATATGCCAGCAGACCTGTGCTCACATTTGGCCCTGCTCTTCTTAATTCTACCTGGTGACAGGTATGCAGGACCTCAGAATTCCAGGCATTGAGCCAGGGCAAGAATTAATTAAGAGGACCGTTTCTGCTCAAAATGAGCTTCAGATCGGATAAATGAACACATAGCCAAACTggctggatttgaatcctggctctgtcatttcCTACTTCTGGGAACattacttaattatttaatttcctgatgcctcagtttctccatttgtaacGTGGTGATAATAATACCTAACTTACAGAGTCATTGCGGTTGTTAGCATGAATGCCGTAGAAAGAACACAGCGCAGGGACTTGAGAAAGGCAAGATAGGCTGATGCTGAGTGAGGCAGGGGAGGATCTGCTGAAGGTGTGCTCATTCCTTGGAATATTTAGCTTTGTGTTGGAATGACAGCCTCAAGAGTCCAAGAAGATAATTCTGGGGAAACTGGGAAAAGGAGtcaggggagaagaaaaaagtaagatatATAGGCTCAGAGCTACCTAGGATTCCCTACAGAGTCTGAAAGCATGCCAGATCACTAGACCCTTGGAAATGACCCGCAAACAGTTGTGAGCCTAAGACACACACAGATGCAAGAAAGGGGATCGGAAGGGGACTAGGGAAGGGGGGAGATGCCACAGTGGTTATCTTGAGGAACACAGTGAAGTGCGGCAGGTGAGCTAACCAATCAGGGATATTTGAAGTGAGGAAGAAAAGTCCAAAAGCCTATATTCGTTTTctgaaggaaataggaaaaacagaaactatAGAGAAAGTGACCCAAAACACAGCCAGAAGGAAGGGAGATTTAATGAGCCAGCCTCTTCAGAAGGCTTAAGACAGCGACCaagctttttctctcttcagccTTTATTTTGTGAGGTGGTTGTGCCTGAGGGAGGGGTGCCTTTGTTGAGCTAGTTGTGGGTAATCACGTGGAgcacagcgggggggggggggggggggggagggagggggcggttGCTGAGCTGAGCCGGGACAGATGAGGCAGGCAGGAATGACAGGCCCCCAGGGCA is a genomic window containing:
- the KANK4 gene encoding KN motif and ankyrin repeat domain-containing protein 4 isoform X1, coding for MEKTDAKDQSSQREEEKDPPKSHPYSVETPYGFHLDLDFLKYVDDIEKGNTIKRIPIHRRAKQAKFSTLPRNFSLPDSRARPHAALPHQNWSPVVPRKVPLGTEERAQSLPPGEHVQASTSGSDVSYHRKALLAETARHLEAAAPREAELASGSGRPQLLRASSMPATLLQNRASEDPSLNSGPPTPPALPPLQGEGNVCDGTFGPADGFAGFQNSTPRATTQPKVREFGDLVPGIPELVQEGAEPPEDADDEEAPNHLSFPSPPFSSQDALIVLEDEEDEHKTPEAEVVVTPGSPTPSPPPLPSPIPENEFPLEEIELNISEIPPPPPVEIDVRSIGVRVTEESLGLPTMDPISISSLKQQLSALEGELSGRTEELAQVRAALQQQEEEIKARGQRIQELECTVAQLADKLSHENAKDAQGQTDAMVNTDPFHGLLTRELCDKSIEVNLLGSTGSESWRAGGEENGLLLGQDSHKPGDWSPAEFMPPSQLSLPQGPEMVLTPSLHSCLSTELRIEETGSELEGDPQVGAKGLGKGPGGSPWSSDRKTPPAGREEASSELPGKERPGRPPSSPTDATIGQYVKKIQELLQEQWSCLEHGYPELASAIKQPASKLSSIQSQLLSSLNLLLSAYSAHAPPQKEPPAPASSPPMEISPSTSLKSIMKKKDYGFRAGGNGTKKNLQFVGVNGGYETTSSEETSGEDSSPEDLSDSEAEKKCDGTEHKQGKEAHPGCKAGQGIPEGTSTSGQDGGPPEDLPHPKAERYKPSEEFLSACRALSQHLPESGATTDQLLRQSLNTISQEWFRVSSRKSSSPAVVAAYLRGVQPHSPHFLKLLVNMADGNGNTALHYSVSHSNFSVVKLLLETGVCNVDHQNKAGYTAVMITPLASAETDEDMAVVWKLLREGNVNIQATQGGQTALMLGVSHDREDMVQALLNCQADVNLQDHEGSSALMLACHHGNADMVRLLLAHPACDSSLTDKAGRTALSIVLKSPAHVEIAGLLRAHAEQGRSLGP
- the KANK4 gene encoding KN motif and ankyrin repeat domain-containing protein 4 isoform X2 → MVTPGSPTPSPPPLPSPIPENEFPLEEIELNISEIPPPPPVEIDVRSIGVRVTEESLGLPTMDPISISSLKQQLSALEGELSGRTEELAQVRAALQQQEEEIKARGQRIQELECTVAQLADKLSHENAKDAQGQTDAMVNTDPFHGLLTRELCDKSIEVNLLGSTGSESWRAGGEENGLLLGQDSHKPGDWSPAEFMPPSQLSLPQGPEMVLTPSLHSCLSTELRIEETGSELEGDPQVGAKGLGKGPGGSPWSSDRKTPPAGREEASSELPGKERPGRPPSSPTDATIGQYVKKIQELLQEQWSCLEHGYPELASAIKQPASKLSSIQSQLLSSLNLLLSAYSAHAPPQKEPPAPASSPPMEISPSTSLKSIMKKKDYGFRAGGNGTKKNLQFVGVNGGYETTSSEETSGEDSSPEDLSDSEAEKKCDGTEHKQGKEAHPGCKAGQGIPEGTSTSGQDGGPPEDLPHPKAERYKPSEEFLSACRALSQHLPESGATTDQLLRQSLNTISQEWFRVSSRKSSSPAVVAAYLRGVQPHSPHFLKLLVNMADGNGNTALHYSVSHSNFSVVKLLLETGVCNVDHQNKAGYTAVMITPLASAETDEDMAVVWKLLREGNVNIQATQGGQTALMLGVSHDREDMVQALLNCQADVNLQDHEGSSALMLACHHGNADMVRLLLAHPACDSSLTDKAGRTALSIVLKSPAHVEIAGLLRAHAEQGRSLGP